A genomic window from Passer domesticus isolate bPasDom1 chromosome Z, bPasDom1.hap1, whole genome shotgun sequence includes:
- the LOC135289475 gene encoding uncharacterized protein LOC135289475 isoform X3, translated as MVLSRYLLLLFLVALPAQNAQSAPAAGQGAAPQADSVLIPSWYLKRKDSQRIPVVPKGLLRALVKAASERDHELVQKNIYPMGESNSVPGSDEEIEGVTDTRTSAQHERHSGKSAAGQKVETARGLAFSKNYILASVAVSAVLLLGAVFGYIVMYELLKRDRQLQEDKEPSTESHTYSFWDSKDYSKIKGEAE; from the exons atggtcctgagccgctacctcctgctgctctttctcgtggccctgccagcccagaatgcccagagtgctccagcagctgggcagggagcag CTCCTCAGGCAGACTCTGTGCTGattccgagctggtacctcaagc GGAAGGACTCCCAGAGGATACCTGTGGTTCCAAAGGGGCTACTAAGAGCATTGGTGAAAGCtgcatctg AGAGAGATCACGAGCTTGTCCAGAAGAACATCTATCCTATGGGAGAAAGtaacagtgtgccaggctcagatGAAGAAATAGAAGGAGTAACGGATACCAGAACATCTGCTCAGCATGAGAGACATTCAGGaa AGTCAGCTGCTGGGCAAAAAGTCGAGACTGCTAGAGGGTTGGCATTCAGCAAGAACTACATCCTAGCATCTGTAGCAGTCTCGGCtgtgcttctgcttggggcagtgtttGGGTACATAGTCATGTATGAGcttctgaagagagacag GCAGTTGCAGGAAGACAAAGAACCATCAACAGAATCCCACACTTACTCTTTTTGGGACAGCAAAGATTATAGCAAAATTAAAGGTGAAGCAGAATGA
- the LOC135289475 gene encoding uncharacterized protein LOC135289475 isoform X2 has product MVLSRYLLLLFLVALPAQNAQSAPAAGQGAVHAREVSPLAPQADSVLIPSWYLKRKDSQRIPVVPKGLLRALVKAASERDHELVQKNIYPMGESNSVPGSDEEIEGVTDTRTSAQHERHSGKSAAGQKVETARGLAFSKNYILASVAVSAVLLLGAVFGYIVMYELLKRDRQLQEDKEPSTESHTYSFWDSKDYSKIKGEAE; this is encoded by the exons atggtcctgagccgctacctcctgctgctctttctcgtggccctgccagcccagaatgcccagagtgctccagcagctgggcagggagcag ttcACGCCAGAGAGGTTTCTCCTCTAGCTCCTCAGGCAGACTCTGTGCTGattccgagctggtacctcaagc GGAAGGACTCCCAGAGGATACCTGTGGTTCCAAAGGGGCTACTAAGAGCATTGGTGAAAGCtgcatctg AGAGAGATCACGAGCTTGTCCAGAAGAACATCTATCCTATGGGAGAAAGtaacagtgtgccaggctcagatGAAGAAATAGAAGGAGTAACGGATACCAGAACATCTGCTCAGCATGAGAGACATTCAGGaa AGTCAGCTGCTGGGCAAAAAGTCGAGACTGCTAGAGGGTTGGCATTCAGCAAGAACTACATCCTAGCATCTGTAGCAGTCTCGGCtgtgcttctgcttggggcagtgtttGGGTACATAGTCATGTATGAGcttctgaagagagacag GCAGTTGCAGGAAGACAAAGAACCATCAACAGAATCCCACACTTACTCTTTTTGGGACAGCAAAGATTATAGCAAAATTAAAGGTGAAGCAGAATGA
- the LOC135289475 gene encoding uncharacterized protein LOC135289475 isoform X1: MMVLSRYLLLLFLVALPAQNAQSAPSAGQGAVHAREVSPLAPQADSVLIPSWYLKRKDSQRIPVVPKGLLRALVKAASERDHELVQKNIYPMGESNSVPGSDEEIEGVTDTRTSAQHERHSGKSAAGQKVETARGLAFSKNYILASVAVSAVLLLGAVFGYIVMYELLKRDRQLQEDKEPSTESHTYSFWDSKDYSKIKGEAE; this comes from the exons atgatggtcctgagccgctacctcctgctgctctttctcgtggccctgccagcccagaatgcccagagtgctccatcagctgggcagggagcag ttcACGCCAGAGAGGTTTCTCCTCTAGCTCCTCAGGCAGACTCTGTGCTGattccgagctggtacctcaagc GGAAGGACTCCCAGAGGATACCTGTGGTTCCAAAGGGGCTACTAAGAGCATTGGTGAAAGCtgcatctg AGAGAGATCACGAGCTTGTCCAGAAGAACATCTATCCTATGGGAGAAAGtaacagtgtgccaggctcagatGAAGAAATAGAAGGAGTAACGGATACCAGAACATCTGCTCAGCATGAGAGACATTCAGGaa AGTCAGCTGCTGGGCAAAAAGTCGAGACTGCTAGAGGGTTGGCATTCAGCAAGAACTACATCCTAGCATCTGTAGCAGTCTCGGCtgtgcttctgcttggggcagtgtttGGGTACATAGTCATGTATGAGcttctgaagagagacag GCAGTTGCAGGAAGACAAAGAACCATCAACAGAATCCCACACTTACTCTTTTTGGGACAGCAAAGATTATAGCAAAATTAAAGGTGAAGCAGAATGA